One Edaphobacter flagellatus genomic region harbors:
- a CDS encoding vWA domain-containing protein, with protein MLESIVGNVPHKVAVVAFDSQPTLLENFTPSLDRAATAIASLTPDCTRQHHLDNCASPLAVRNVPLGDNGAAILDSIAFSVDLLRKQPIEYRRAILLISETLDRGSHTSLDDALRAISDTNTTIYSIGFSTAKSEAAHYAARTLPTQPGGRGGMENHHPNPPHGCMGKDPDPDPDASTNKAVQAYDCATQLLPPLALAKMAAILATDGLKRNIPETVASLTGGEYFKLTNAKSLERDLATISNHIPNRYILSFQPQSPHPGLHAIGLQLKDYPQLQLTARTSYWAETTTTPTADPAPAR; from the coding sequence ATGCTCGAATCCATCGTCGGCAACGTTCCGCACAAAGTCGCTGTCGTTGCCTTTGACAGCCAGCCCACGCTCCTCGAAAACTTCACGCCTAGCCTCGACCGCGCAGCAACAGCCATAGCCTCGCTAACCCCTGACTGCACCCGCCAGCATCATCTCGACAACTGCGCCTCGCCCCTCGCTGTCCGCAACGTCCCCCTTGGTGACAATGGCGCCGCTATCCTCGACAGCATCGCCTTCTCCGTCGATCTCCTCCGCAAGCAGCCCATCGAATACCGCCGCGCCATTCTCCTCATCAGCGAAACCCTCGACCGCGGCAGCCACACCAGCCTCGACGATGCCCTCCGCGCCATCAGCGACACGAACACCACCATCTACAGCATCGGCTTCTCGACAGCAAAATCCGAAGCTGCCCACTACGCGGCGCGTACCCTGCCCACACAGCCCGGAGGCCGCGGTGGCATGGAGAACCACCACCCCAATCCGCCTCACGGCTGCATGGGCAAAGACCCCGACCCCGACCCCGACGCCTCCACCAACAAAGCCGTCCAGGCCTATGACTGCGCCACGCAGCTTCTGCCGCCACTCGCGCTCGCCAAGATGGCCGCCATCCTCGCTACCGATGGCCTCAAACGCAACATCCCCGAGACCGTCGCCAGCCTTACCGGAGGCGAGTACTTCAAACTCACCAACGCCAAAAGCCTCGAGCGCGATCTCGCCACCATCTCCAACCACATCCCCAACCGCTACATCCTCAGCTTCCAGCCGCAGTCACCCCACCCCGGCCTCCACGCCATCGGGCTTCAGTTGAAGGACTACCCACAACTCCAGCTCACCGCCCGCACCAGCTACTGGGCCGAAACAACCACCACACCAACGGCCGATCCAGCACCAGCCCGCTGA
- a CDS encoding GNAT family N-acetyltransferase encodes MAEESVIRLVGGRDAIARCYPVMRQLRPALSGEEFVARVELQQAEGYHLAYLEHEDEVAAVAGFRIMHVLWSGKTMYVDDLVTDEAKRSRGLGEQMIAWLVERARSEGCATFSLDSGTHRQAAHAFYFRQGLRISDFHFHMPL; translated from the coding sequence GTGGCGGAAGAATCTGTAATACGCCTCGTTGGCGGACGCGATGCGATTGCCCGGTGCTATCCGGTGATGCGGCAGTTACGGCCTGCTTTGAGTGGCGAAGAATTTGTTGCTCGTGTCGAGCTGCAACAGGCGGAAGGCTATCATCTGGCATATTTGGAGCATGAGGACGAGGTGGCTGCGGTGGCGGGTTTCCGCATCATGCATGTGCTGTGGAGCGGCAAGACGATGTATGTCGACGACCTGGTGACGGACGAGGCGAAGCGTTCGCGCGGGTTAGGCGAGCAGATGATTGCATGGCTGGTGGAGCGGGCGCGCAGCGAAGGATGCGCGACATTCTCCCTCGATTCGGGAACACATCGGCAGGCGGCGCATGCGTTTTATTTTCGCCAGGGGTTGCGCATCTCGGACTTCCATTTCCATATGCCGCTGTAG
- a CDS encoding vWA domain-containing protein, with protein MKLHAALTFALAAASSLAYTQEPAPQTPTISTQSTLVLVPALVRDKSGNLVYTLSADNFTLTDDGIPQKLHLEEDTGGEPLALVVVIEIGGAGAREFNKFCLHRPAARSDARIHRRQRSAQSRCRCL; from the coding sequence ATGAAGCTCCACGCCGCGCTCACATTCGCTCTCGCAGCGGCCTCTTCTCTCGCATACACGCAGGAGCCCGCTCCTCAAACGCCCACCATCAGCACACAATCCACCCTCGTCCTTGTTCCCGCTCTCGTGCGCGATAAATCCGGCAACCTCGTCTACACTCTCAGCGCCGACAACTTCACGCTTACCGACGACGGCATCCCACAAAAGCTCCACCTTGAAGAAGACACCGGCGGCGAACCGCTCGCTCTTGTCGTCGTCATCGAAATCGGCGGAGCTGGCGCACGCGAGTTCAACAAATTTTGTCTCCATCGCCCCGCCGCTCGCTCCGATGCTCGAATCCATCGTCGGCAACGTTCCGCACAAAGTCGCTGTCGTTGCCTTTGA
- the tldD gene encoding metalloprotease TldD — protein sequence MTTPTPDHKRYFIDKLGVSERLIERCLAEALSAGGDYADLYFESVTSTSLGIDESLVKTAAQGVSLGCGVRVLSGERTGYAYTDDLSSEALLKAARTAALIASGPAKDLMQGFRHTEADSLYPIAGATSDAEIAQKLALIQRADAAARAYDSRITQVRASFSDELRRILIAASDGTFASDTQPLARLNVFVIAKDATNTARGTSGGGGRITMEFFTDEKSPEHFAREAARSAILQLGAAEAPAGEMEVVLGPGWPGVLLHEAVGHGLEADFNRKKTSAFAGLIGQQVASSKVTVVDNGRLPNRRGSINVDDEGNATQETVLIENGILKGYLSDKLSAKLMNMPNTGSGRRESYHHIPMPRMTNTYMLNGDDMPEDIIKSVKRGLYAVNFGGGQVDITNGKFVFSASEAYLIEDGKVTRPVKGATLVGNGPEALKYVSMVGNDLALDEGIGTCGKSGQSVPVGVGMPTIKLDKMTVGGTS from the coding sequence ATGACGACTCCTACCCCCGACCACAAACGCTACTTCATCGACAAGCTCGGCGTCTCCGAACGCCTCATCGAGCGCTGCCTCGCCGAAGCACTCTCCGCCGGGGGCGACTACGCCGACCTCTACTTCGAGTCCGTCACCTCCACCTCCCTCGGCATCGACGAATCCCTCGTCAAGACCGCCGCCCAGGGAGTGAGTCTCGGCTGTGGCGTCCGCGTCCTCTCCGGCGAACGCACCGGCTACGCCTACACCGACGACCTCTCCTCCGAAGCTCTCCTCAAGGCCGCCCGCACCGCAGCCCTCATCGCCTCCGGCCCCGCCAAAGATCTCATGCAGGGCTTCCGCCACACCGAAGCCGACTCGCTTTACCCCATCGCCGGAGCTACCTCCGACGCCGAGATCGCCCAGAAGCTCGCCCTCATCCAGCGCGCCGACGCCGCAGCCCGCGCCTACGACTCACGCATCACCCAGGTTCGCGCCAGCTTCTCCGACGAGCTGCGCCGCATCCTCATCGCCGCCTCCGATGGCACCTTCGCCTCCGACACCCAGCCCCTCGCGCGCCTGAACGTATTTGTGATCGCCAAAGACGCCACCAACACCGCTCGCGGCACCAGCGGAGGCGGCGGCCGCATCACCATGGAATTCTTCACCGACGAAAAAAGCCCCGAGCACTTCGCCCGCGAGGCCGCCCGCAGCGCCATCCTCCAGCTCGGCGCAGCCGAAGCCCCGGCCGGCGAAATGGAGGTCGTCCTCGGCCCCGGCTGGCCCGGCGTCCTCCTTCACGAAGCCGTAGGCCACGGCCTCGAAGCCGACTTCAACCGCAAGAAGACCTCGGCCTTCGCCGGACTCATCGGCCAGCAAGTCGCATCCAGCAAGGTCACGGTCGTCGATAACGGCCGCCTGCCCAATCGCCGCGGCTCCATCAACGTCGATGACGAAGGCAACGCCACGCAGGAAACCGTCCTCATCGAAAACGGCATCCTCAAGGGCTACCTCTCCGACAAGCTCTCCGCCAAACTGATGAACATGCCCAACACCGGCAGCGGACGCCGCGAGAGCTACCACCACATTCCCATGCCGCGCATGACCAACACCTACATGCTCAACGGCGACGACATGCCCGAGGACATCATCAAGAGCGTCAAGCGCGGCCTCTACGCCGTCAACTTCGGCGGAGGCCAGGTCGACATCACCAACGGCAAGTTCGTCTTCTCCGCCTCCGAGGCCTACCTCATCGAAGACGGCAAGGTCACCCGCCCCGTCAAAGGCGCCACCCTAGTAGGCAATGGCCCCGAAGCCCTCAAGTACGTCTCCATGGTAGGCAACGACCTCGCCCTCGACGAAGGCATAGGAACCTGCGGCAAATCCGGCCAGTCCGTCCCCGTAGGCGTAGGCATGCCCACGATCAAGCTCGACAAGATGACCGTCGGCGGTACGTCCTAG
- the dusB gene encoding tRNA dihydrouridine synthase DusB: MKKRYTLEQKKWDSPIEHAMPAHARVPASVTIGNITIAPATVLAPMAGVTDTVFRRFIKNASQFSADSATTDVDATQTNQQSGCGLIMTEFTSADGLSRMRETKRKRYLTYYDDEHPISAQLFGSNPETLADSARIVQDAGFDIVDLNLGCPAKRVVACNGGSGLLKDLPQIERIFKAIRAAVTIPFTVKFRMGWNDNHIVCVELAKMAEDCGLNACALHARTREDGYTGQARWEYIAAVKDAVRIPVIGNGDIRTPEDAAAMVEKTRCDAVMIGRTAPANPWIFRQIAQYTASKEATGVGTYDQPTNEDRYRMIRTYFQMLVDEIALEEAAEAARAEAIIAQGQIAREKRHRDAVGKMKQFAAWFTHGVPGGGALRKQIFESKNGNAVIAAVEDFFEGRTKIDASSPTAEEPSLEALGAGCD, from the coding sequence ATGAAGAAGCGCTACACACTCGAGCAGAAGAAGTGGGACTCGCCCATCGAACACGCGATGCCGGCACACGCCCGCGTCCCTGCCAGCGTCACGATCGGCAACATCACCATCGCTCCGGCGACTGTACTCGCACCAATGGCCGGGGTCACCGACACCGTCTTCCGCCGCTTCATCAAAAACGCCAGCCAGTTCTCTGCGGACTCCGCAACCACCGACGTCGATGCCACGCAGACGAACCAGCAGTCCGGCTGTGGCCTCATCATGACGGAGTTCACCTCCGCCGACGGGCTCTCCCGTATGCGCGAAACCAAGCGCAAGCGCTACCTCACCTACTACGACGACGAGCATCCCATCTCCGCACAGCTCTTCGGCTCCAACCCCGAGACTCTCGCCGACTCCGCCCGCATCGTTCAGGACGCGGGCTTCGACATCGTCGACCTCAACCTAGGCTGCCCCGCCAAGCGCGTCGTCGCCTGCAACGGAGGCTCCGGCCTCCTCAAGGACCTCCCGCAGATCGAGCGCATCTTCAAGGCCATCCGCGCCGCGGTCACGATCCCCTTCACCGTCAAGTTCCGCATGGGCTGGAACGACAACCATATCGTCTGCGTCGAGCTGGCCAAAATGGCCGAAGACTGCGGCCTCAATGCCTGCGCCCTCCACGCCCGCACCCGCGAGGACGGCTACACCGGCCAGGCCCGCTGGGAGTACATCGCTGCCGTCAAAGACGCCGTGCGCATCCCCGTCATCGGCAACGGCGACATCCGCACTCCCGAGGATGCCGCCGCCATGGTCGAGAAGACCCGCTGCGACGCCGTCATGATCGGCCGCACCGCTCCCGCAAATCCGTGGATCTTCCGCCAGATCGCGCAGTACACCGCATCGAAGGAAGCCACGGGCGTCGGCACCTACGATCAGCCCACCAACGAAGACCGCTACCGCATGATCCGCACCTACTTCCAGATGCTGGTCGATGAGATCGCACTCGAAGAAGCCGCCGAAGCCGCGCGCGCCGAAGCCATCATCGCGCAAGGCCAGATCGCACGTGAGAAGCGTCACCGCGACGCCGTCGGCAAAATGAAGCAGTTCGCCGCCTGGTTCACCCACGGCGTCCCGGGTGGAGGGGCACTGCGCAAACAGATCTTCGAATCCAAAAACGGCAACGCTGTCATCGCCGCAGTCGAAGACTTTTTCGAAGGCCGCACAAAGATCGACGCTTCCTCACCCACAGCGGAAGAACCTTCTCTTGAAGCGTTAGGCGCAGGCTGCGACTAA
- a CDS encoding ATP-binding protein — protein MAEVCSICEGAGLRVVEREGRQFAEECVCRIQERASRRLKRAAVPRRYEHCTLESYETGFPSSHRSQAAALMRAKKFVESYPLETDGTGLLLTGSIGVGKTHLATGILQALVVERGATGLFYDYRDLLKQVQNSYNRQVQETELEILRPVFEAEVLVLDELGAAKPTDWVWDTVAHILNTRYNDRRTTIITTNYANLPPLTSVGGDAGRLREETLGDRIGERMRSRLQEMCVVVEIQGEDFRQKVKRASFA, from the coding sequence ATGGCCGAGGTCTGCAGCATTTGCGAGGGAGCGGGGCTTCGAGTCGTCGAGCGCGAGGGGCGGCAGTTTGCCGAAGAGTGCGTTTGCCGCATACAGGAGCGAGCCTCCCGCCGCCTGAAGCGCGCGGCTGTGCCCCGGCGGTATGAGCATTGCACGCTCGAGAGTTATGAGACAGGGTTTCCTTCGTCGCATCGGTCGCAGGCGGCGGCGCTCATGCGGGCGAAGAAGTTTGTGGAGAGCTATCCGCTGGAGACGGACGGGACAGGGCTGTTGCTGACCGGATCGATCGGGGTGGGGAAGACGCATCTTGCGACGGGGATTCTGCAGGCCCTGGTGGTGGAGCGCGGTGCGACTGGGCTGTTCTATGACTATCGCGACCTGCTGAAGCAGGTGCAGAACAGCTACAACCGGCAGGTGCAGGAGACGGAGTTGGAGATTCTGCGTCCGGTGTTTGAGGCCGAGGTGCTGGTGCTGGATGAATTAGGCGCGGCCAAGCCGACGGACTGGGTGTGGGACACCGTCGCGCACATTCTGAACACACGCTACAACGACCGGCGGACGACGATCATCACGACGAACTATGCGAATCTGCCCCCTCTGACAAGCGTGGGCGGCGATGCCGGAAGGCTGCGCGAGGAGACGCTGGGCGACAGGATCGGCGAGCGCATGCGGTCGCGGCTACAGGAGATGTGTGTCGTCGTCGAGATACAAGGCGAGGACTTCCGGCAGAAGGTGAAGCGCGCCAGTTTCGCTTAG
- a CDS encoding MFS transporter, with protein sequence MSSSSPKFFARIFRAFRYRDFRLMWTGACVSTIGTFVQQFAQSWLVYDLTKDAFYLGLDLFLGQLPIMLFSLFGGVFADRMDRRKMLLTSQYIQMVCAFLLAILFVTHVVKVWHILALSFFVGLGQSFGGPAYSALLPTLVDPEDLSNAIAMNSIQFNLARIVGPTLGGIAYTAFGATWCFALNGLSYIAVIISLFMIHVKFVPAKTTESVLNSMKEGIRFIRCRDGMSALVILAFCTTLFGFSLNAFLPVFVRTIFHRGPETYTLLLVCSGAGSIVGALSVAAVEKMKGQGRLTLIILILLGLIISGFAVSRWLPLSCILIFFSGMAIMASASFMLSLAQLITTDAMRGRVMSVYNLAFRAGIPLGSLVLGKLIPMVGVSKALSGAGLALVAVSLYFLMLNRESTFRPAREQQEA encoded by the coding sequence ATGTCCAGTAGCAGCCCCAAGTTTTTCGCTCGCATCTTCAGAGCCTTTCGCTATCGCGACTTCCGCCTGATGTGGACCGGAGCCTGCGTCTCCACCATTGGCACCTTCGTTCAGCAGTTCGCCCAGTCCTGGCTCGTCTACGACCTCACCAAGGACGCCTTCTACCTCGGCCTCGATCTCTTCCTCGGCCAGCTCCCCATCATGCTTTTCTCCCTCTTCGGCGGAGTCTTTGCCGACCGCATGGACCGCCGCAAGATGCTGCTGACCTCGCAGTACATCCAGATGGTCTGCGCCTTCCTCCTCGCCATCCTCTTCGTCACGCACGTCGTCAAGGTCTGGCACATCCTCGCGCTCTCCTTCTTCGTCGGCCTCGGTCAGTCCTTCGGCGGCCCGGCGTACTCTGCGCTGCTGCCCACACTCGTCGATCCCGAAGACCTCTCCAACGCCATCGCGATGAACTCCATCCAGTTCAACCTCGCGCGCATCGTCGGCCCGACCCTCGGCGGCATCGCCTACACCGCCTTCGGCGCCACCTGGTGCTTCGCCCTCAACGGACTCTCCTATATCGCCGTCATCATCTCGCTCTTCATGATCCACGTGAAGTTCGTCCCGGCTAAAACCACCGAGTCCGTCCTCAACAGCATGAAAGAAGGCATTCGCTTCATACGATGTCGCGACGGCATGAGCGCCCTCGTCATCCTCGCCTTCTGCACCACACTCTTCGGCTTTTCCCTCAACGCCTTCCTGCCCGTCTTCGTCCGCACGATCTTCCACCGCGGCCCCGAAACCTACACACTCCTGCTCGTCTGCTCCGGAGCAGGCTCCATCGTCGGCGCACTCTCCGTCGCCGCGGTCGAAAAGATGAAAGGCCAGGGACGCCTCACCCTCATCATCCTCATCCTTCTCGGGCTCATCATCTCCGGCTTCGCCGTCTCCCGCTGGCTGCCGCTCTCCTGCATCCTCATCTTCTTCTCCGGCATGGCCATCATGGCCTCGGCGTCCTTCATGCTCTCGCTCGCCCAGCTCATCACCACCGACGCCATGCGCGGACGCGTCATGAGCGTCTACAACCTCGCCTTCCGCGCCGGAATCCCCCTCGGCTCGCTCGTCCTCGGCAAACTCATCCCCATGGTCGGCGTCTCCAAAGCACTCTCAGGAGCAGGACTCGCCCTCGTCGCCGTCTCGCTCTACTTCCTCATGCTCAACCGCGAATCCACATTCCGCCCCGCGCGCGAGCAGCAAGAAGCCTAG
- a CDS encoding alpha/beta fold hydrolase, whose amino-acid sequence MPAVITKDGVEIYYKDWGSGQPIVFSHGWPLSADDWDAQMLFFLHHGYRVIAHDRRGHGRSSQVGDGHDMDHYADDLAAVMAHLKLKDVIHVGHSTGGGEVVHYLARHGQSNVAKAAIISAVPPLMVKTAANPLGLPKSVFDDLQAQLAANRSQFYRDVAAGPFYGYNRPGVKSSEAVIENWWRQGMMGGAKAHYDGIVAFSQTDFTEDLKKITIPVLVMHSEDDQIVPYVASGPLSAKLLNNGTLITYKDFPHGMPTTQAEKINADLLAFLKG is encoded by the coding sequence ATGCCCGCTGTGATCACCAAAGATGGCGTTGAGATCTATTACAAAGACTGGGGTTCAGGACAACCGATTGTTTTCAGTCATGGATGGCCACTGTCGGCGGACGACTGGGACGCGCAGATGCTGTTCTTTCTTCATCATGGTTATCGCGTGATTGCGCATGATCGCCGGGGCCACGGACGGTCTTCCCAGGTTGGCGACGGCCACGATATGGACCATTATGCGGATGATCTGGCTGCTGTGATGGCTCATCTGAAACTGAAGGATGTGATTCATGTGGGCCATTCGACAGGGGGAGGTGAGGTGGTGCACTATCTGGCGCGTCATGGCCAGAGCAACGTGGCCAAGGCTGCGATCATCAGCGCGGTGCCTCCGCTGATGGTGAAGACGGCGGCGAATCCGCTGGGTCTGCCCAAGTCGGTGTTTGATGATCTGCAGGCGCAGCTGGCAGCGAATCGTTCGCAGTTTTATCGCGATGTGGCGGCAGGGCCTTTCTATGGCTACAACCGGCCGGGCGTGAAGTCGTCGGAGGCGGTGATCGAGAACTGGTGGCGTCAGGGGATGATGGGAGGCGCGAAGGCGCACTATGACGGCATCGTGGCGTTTTCGCAGACGGACTTCACCGAAGACCTGAAGAAGATCACGATTCCGGTGCTGGTGATGCATAGCGAGGATGACCAGATCGTCCCCTATGTCGCTTCAGGGCCGCTGTCGGCGAAGCTGCTGAATAACGGCACGCTGATTACGTATAAGGACTTTCCGCATGGCATGCCTACGACGCAGGCGGAGAAGATTAATGCGGATCTGCTGGCGTTTTTGAAGGGCTGA
- a CDS encoding YfiT family bacillithiol transferase — MAQTVVDPRYPIGKFEKPETITAEDRRYAISALAELPEQLRNAVDGLDSGQLNTPYREGGWTVRQLVHHIADSHMHAFTRMRLALTEDWPTIKPYDEKAWATLHDSTAPVEWSLELIESLHARWVMMLQHLSEEQWQRGYVHPENGRQTLDVAALVYAWHSRHHVAHITHLRAHEDW, encoded by the coding sequence ATGGCCCAGACGGTGGTGGACCCGCGGTACCCGATTGGAAAATTCGAGAAGCCGGAGACGATTACGGCAGAGGATCGCCGGTATGCGATCTCTGCTCTGGCGGAGCTTCCTGAGCAGCTGAGGAATGCAGTGGACGGGCTGGATTCAGGCCAGCTGAATACGCCGTATCGCGAAGGCGGATGGACGGTGCGCCAGCTGGTGCATCACATCGCCGATTCGCACATGCATGCGTTCACTCGCATGCGGCTGGCGTTGACGGAAGACTGGCCGACGATCAAGCCGTACGACGAGAAGGCATGGGCGACGCTGCATGATTCGACGGCTCCGGTGGAGTGGTCGCTGGAGCTGATTGAGAGCCTGCATGCTCGTTGGGTGATGATGCTGCAGCACCTGTCGGAGGAGCAGTGGCAGCGTGGCTATGTGCATCCGGAGAACGGGCGACAGACGCTGGATGTTGCGGCGCTGGTGTATGCGTGGCACTCGCGGCATCACGTAGCGCATATTACGCATCTGCGCGCGCATGAGGACTGGTAG
- a CDS encoding DUF2393 domain-containing protein yields MSDFERKDEAVNRQAPVFAPETKQQGMPLSAWLVAGAVVVLVLAGLIVAGRRKGAEIKGIQPPAAYAASLPLSSLAMSESTSLSGGKSTFIDGKIKNTGSSTVTGVTVQVLFRNEEQMPPQVDTVPLALVRTREPYVDTQPVSAAPLAPGDEREFRLIFESIPANWNMQMPDIQVVRVDTK; encoded by the coding sequence ATGAGCGATTTCGAGCGGAAAGATGAGGCGGTGAACCGGCAGGCTCCGGTCTTTGCTCCAGAGACGAAGCAACAGGGGATGCCGCTTTCGGCATGGCTGGTGGCTGGGGCTGTGGTTGTGCTGGTTCTGGCAGGGCTGATTGTGGCCGGGCGCCGCAAGGGAGCAGAAATTAAGGGCATCCAGCCGCCGGCGGCCTATGCGGCCAGTCTTCCGCTTTCGAGCCTGGCGATGAGTGAGTCCACGAGTCTTTCGGGGGGCAAATCGACCTTTATCGACGGGAAGATCAAAAATACGGGCTCCTCGACGGTGACCGGGGTGACGGTGCAGGTGCTGTTCCGCAATGAGGAGCAGATGCCGCCGCAGGTGGATACGGTGCCGCTGGCGCTGGTCCGCACGCGGGAGCCTTATGTGGATACGCAGCCGGTGAGTGCTGCTCCGCTGGCGCCGGGAGACGAGCGTGAGTTTCGTCTTATTTTTGAGTCGATTCCGGCGAATTGGAACATGCAGATGCCCGATATCCAGGTAGTTCGGGTGGACACGAAGTAA
- the rpmE gene encoding 50S ribosomal protein L31 — MPKEGIHPKYETITVKCACGTHFETRSTHKGDIVLEICSACHPFFTGKQKLVDTAGRVERFRRKFAQSDAGKAAAAK; from the coding sequence ATGCCGAAAGAAGGAATTCACCCGAAGTACGAAACCATCACCGTGAAGTGCGCCTGCGGAACTCACTTTGAGACGCGCTCCACGCACAAGGGCGACATCGTCCTCGAAATCTGCTCCGCCTGCCACCCGTTCTTCACGGGCAAGCAGAAGCTGGTCGACACCGCCGGACGCGTCGAGCGCTTCCGCCGCAAGTTCGCCCAGTCGGACGCAGGCAAGGCCGCAGCCGCAAAGTAA
- a CDS encoding OmpA family protein, with amino-acid sequence MTKPGYKIGLSVVVLGTTMGMSALAQSATQTTPSDQPPAAPSQMSVDDKSTYATGKPLESQSKEGFWGHMNPLARKKWVHRQVDPVKDRVNELDQLQAKNANDIRDVDARATAGINKAQSAAELADQHAMDASNRANAAQTTATTASNRATSLNTTVTNLDQYQQVAATSVKFSQGRTSLGPKAKADLDDMAAKLANEKGYIIEVQGYSRSGVQSSQAMADSVVRYLVTEHQVPVYRIYRTGLGKNTAKSTDGEVAVSNGVRVTLLHNSLATMDSSSASNAAPTAPASRTGVSAPPETNQ; translated from the coding sequence ATGACGAAACCCGGATATAAGATTGGTCTCTCAGTTGTAGTACTCGGCACCACCATGGGAATGAGCGCCCTGGCTCAGTCCGCCACTCAGACGACCCCGTCTGACCAGCCCCCTGCAGCGCCCAGCCAGATGAGCGTTGATGATAAGTCCACCTATGCCACCGGCAAGCCGCTGGAGTCGCAGTCGAAGGAAGGCTTCTGGGGACACATGAACCCGCTGGCCCGCAAGAAGTGGGTACACAGGCAGGTTGATCCTGTGAAGGATCGCGTCAACGAGCTTGATCAGCTTCAGGCCAAAAATGCAAATGACATTCGCGATGTAGATGCTCGCGCAACGGCCGGAATCAACAAGGCCCAGAGTGCAGCCGAACTCGCAGACCAGCACGCGATGGATGCTTCGAACCGCGCCAACGCTGCTCAGACAACCGCAACAACCGCCAGCAACCGCGCCACTTCGCTGAACACGACGGTGACGAATCTTGACCAGTACCAGCAGGTCGCAGCGACTTCGGTGAAGTTCTCTCAGGGACGTACGAGCCTGGGACCGAAGGCGAAGGCCGATCTGGACGATATGGCAGCCAAGCTCGCAAATGAGAAGGGCTACATCATCGAGGTTCAGGGATATAGCCGCTCGGGTGTGCAGAGCTCGCAGGCTATGGCGGACTCAGTCGTTCGTTACCTTGTGACCGAGCATCAGGTTCCGGTGTATCGCATCTATCGCACCGGTCTCGGCAAGAACACGGCGAAGTCAACCGATGGTGAAGTCGCTGTCAGCAACGGAGTCCGCGTGACCCTGCTGCACAACAGCCTTGCCACGATGGATTCGTCCTCAGCATCGAACGCAGCGCCTACGGCGCCAGCGTCTCGCACGGGCGTTAGCGCTCCTCCGGAGACTAACCAGTAG
- a CDS encoding glycoside hydrolase domain-containing protein, translated as MRHFLLYAVALAIAVQALAAQNNPSQHLGFDRNLYPGDVSLPALRKQFAFTGYWLNNPPGETTNTWLGKRDILLKNNFGFLVLFNGREDAQILRIQRRGTKPEALGKQDGAKAIAAAQREHFPTGTILFLDQEEGGRLLDEQSSYLLAWTETVAASPYKPGVYLSGQPVDDGPGQTISTAQHVRQLVTAKHLHPIALFVYQDGCPPSNGCTLTPPPLSGAGTPDIVIWQYAQSPRRPDITKACAKTYAADGNCYAPGTRIYLDMNTATSDDPSHGR; from the coding sequence ATGCGTCACTTCCTCCTCTACGCCGTTGCCCTTGCCATCGCTGTCCAGGCGCTCGCCGCACAAAACAACCCCAGCCAGCATCTCGGCTTCGACCGCAACCTCTACCCCGGCGACGTATCTCTGCCCGCTCTGCGCAAGCAGTTCGCCTTCACCGGCTACTGGCTCAACAATCCTCCCGGCGAAACCACCAATACCTGGCTCGGCAAGCGCGACATTCTGCTCAAAAATAATTTTGGCTTCCTCGTCCTTTTCAACGGCCGCGAAGACGCACAGATTCTCCGTATCCAACGCCGCGGCACCAAACCCGAAGCCCTCGGCAAACAGGACGGCGCAAAAGCCATCGCCGCAGCCCAGCGTGAACACTTCCCCACCGGCACCATCCTCTTTCTCGATCAGGAAGAAGGCGGCCGCCTCCTCGACGAACAGTCCTCCTACCTGCTCGCATGGACCGAGACCGTCGCCGCCTCTCCCTACAAACCGGGTGTCTATCTCAGCGGGCAACCCGTCGACGACGGCCCCGGCCAAACCATCTCCACCGCGCAGCACGTCCGCCAGCTCGTCACCGCAAAGCATCTCCATCCCATCGCCCTCTTCGTCTACCAGGACGGCTGCCCACCCTCCAACGGCTGCACCCTCACCCCTCCACCCCTCTCCGGCGCGGGCACACCCGACATCGTCATCTGGCAGTATGCACAGTCTCCACGCCGCCCCGACATCACCAAAGCCTGCGCCAAGACCTACGCCGCCGACGGCAACTGCTACGCCCCCGGCACCAGAATCTATCTCGATATGAACACGGCCACCTCCGACGATCCCTCACACGGCCGCTAG